From one Novosphingobium sp. genomic stretch:
- a CDS encoding amidohydrolase, giving the protein MRKTMLLLAAALVASPACAQTFDAVAAKARIDASLDKNYPELDALYKDLHSHPEVGFQEERTAALLAAKMRKLGFSVTEHVGKTGVVAIYKNGPGPVVMVRTELDALPMEEKTGLPYASKAQQTVDGKLTYTDHACGHDSHMAWWVGTAQALLAMKDQWHGTLMFIGQPAEEIISGARAMLDDGLFTKFPKPDYAFAAHVGPTPLGEVSVKQGVVTSASDTLAVTFHGVGAHGSMPDKSVDPVVMGARFVEDIQTVISRQKDPQKFGVVTVGAFQAGTVANIIPDHADLQLSLRSFDPDVRKLLNEGVATTAKAVADMSHAAAPDVVHKYGTASVLNDDALAAKAADVLGAAMGAGKVKLEPATKPGGTGSEDYSEFVAAGVTKSVFFGVGGTDPKMIEAYKAQGKPLPVNHSPFFAPVPEPAIRAGTETLALAVLMVTAAPKP; this is encoded by the coding sequence ATGCGTAAGACCATGCTTCTGCTTGCCGCCGCTCTGGTGGCTTCGCCTGCCTGTGCCCAGACCTTCGATGCCGTTGCCGCCAAAGCCCGCATCGATGCCAGTCTCGACAAGAATTATCCCGAACTGGATGCGCTTTACAAGGACCTCCACAGCCACCCCGAAGTCGGCTTTCAGGAGGAGCGCACCGCTGCCCTGCTGGCCGCGAAAATGCGCAAACTGGGCTTCTCCGTCACCGAGCATGTCGGCAAGACCGGTGTGGTGGCGATCTACAAAAACGGCCCCGGCCCGGTGGTGATGGTGCGCACCGAACTCGATGCGCTGCCGATGGAGGAAAAGACCGGCCTGCCCTATGCCAGCAAGGCCCAGCAGACGGTGGACGGCAAGCTGACCTACACCGATCACGCCTGCGGGCATGACAGCCATATGGCCTGGTGGGTCGGCACGGCTCAGGCGCTGCTGGCGATGAAGGACCAGTGGCACGGCACGCTGATGTTTATCGGCCAGCCTGCCGAGGAGATCATTTCCGGCGCCAGGGCCATGCTGGATGACGGGCTTTTCACCAAATTCCCCAAGCCCGATTACGCCTTTGCCGCCCACGTCGGGCCGACGCCGCTGGGCGAGGTTTCGGTAAAGCAGGGCGTGGTGACCTCGGCCTCGGACACGCTGGCGGTGACCTTCCATGGGGTGGGCGCGCATGGCTCGATGCCCGACAAGAGCGTTGATCCTGTGGTGATGGGCGCGCGCTTCGTGGAGGATATCCAGACCGTCATCAGCCGCCAGAAAGACCCGCAGAAATTCGGCGTGGTGACGGTGGGCGCCTTCCAGGCGGGCACGGTGGCCAACATCATTCCCGACCATGCCGATCTGCAGCTCTCGCTGCGTTCTTTTGATCCGGATGTGCGCAAGCTGCTGAATGAGGGCGTCGCCACCACGGCCAAGGCGGTGGCGGATATGTCGCATGCTGCGGCGCCCGATGTGGTGCACAAATATGGCACAGCCTCGGTGCTGAACGATGACGCGCTGGCGGCTAAGGCAGCAGACGTGCTGGGCGCGGCGATGGGCGCGGGCAAGGTCAAGCTGGAGCCGGCCACGAAGCCGGGCGGCACGGGAAGCGAGGATTATTCCGAATTCGTCGCGGCAGGCGTGACCAAATCGGTGTTCTTCGGCGTGGGAGGCACCGATCCCAAGATGATCGAGGCTTACAAGGCGCAAGGCAAGCCGCTGCCGGTGAACCACTCGCCCTTCTTCGCGCCGGTGCCGGAACCGGCCATTCGCGCCGGGACGGAAACGCTGGCGCTGGCGGTGCTGATGGTGACGGCTGCACCAAAACCCTGA
- a CDS encoding NAD(P)-dependent oxidoreductase has product MPHTIFLAGAAGVIGQRLVPLLLQQGHTVFGTTRSAERAAHLEAAGARPVIVDVFDAEALARAVADAAPTVVIHQLTDLSGDMATDPEAARRANARLRREGTPNLVRASVATGARRIIAQSIAWAYAPGTPPYAEEDPLEVDADGARGTTIREGIVPLERAVLETPGIEGVVLRYGQLFGPGTWSEAPDGASPLHVDAAAYAAVLAIDHGAPGIYNVANPGGEVRIDKAISALGWNPDFRMAAQQVAPTA; this is encoded by the coding sequence ATGCCTCACACTATCTTCCTGGCGGGTGCCGCCGGCGTTATCGGGCAGCGATTGGTTCCATTGCTGCTGCAGCAAGGGCACACGGTTTTCGGTACGACGCGCTCGGCAGAGCGTGCGGCTCATCTCGAGGCGGCGGGCGCTCGGCCGGTGATCGTCGATGTGTTCGATGCCGAGGCCCTGGCGCGCGCGGTGGCAGATGCTGCGCCGACGGTCGTCATCCACCAGCTTACCGATCTTTCCGGCGACATGGCTACGGATCCGGAAGCGGCCCGGCGTGCCAATGCTCGGCTGCGCCGCGAAGGAACGCCCAACCTGGTAAGGGCATCGGTGGCAACCGGCGCCCGGCGGATCATCGCGCAGAGCATTGCCTGGGCCTATGCGCCGGGCACGCCGCCCTATGCAGAGGAGGACCCGCTGGAAGTCGATGCGGACGGCGCGCGGGGCACGACGATTCGGGAAGGGATCGTCCCGCTTGAGCGCGCCGTGCTCGAGACGCCGGGGATCGAAGGCGTGGTGCTGCGCTACGGCCAGCTCTTCGGCCCCGGAACCTGGAGCGAGGCGCCGGATGGCGCGTCGCCGCTGCATGTCGATGCCGCAGCCTACGCCGCCGTTCTCGCGATCGATCACGGGGCGCCCGGCATCTACAACGTCGCCAATCCGGGCGGCGAGGTCCGCATCGACAAGGCGATCTCGGCACTCGGCTGGAACCCGGACTTCCGTATGGCCGCACAGCAGGTGGCGCCCACCGCATGA
- a CDS encoding TonB-dependent receptor → MTRTASRLARLLRGGMTGAGLLSGAMLLSASASAQDTTPPAGDAQPAVPGDIVVTALHRASTVQTTPLSIAALSGDTLAKTGATQLADYFRQVPNLNVTSAQGGSSRISIRGVNAAGEATVGLYYDETPVTGPSGTTQDSGGVAADINLFDVERVEVLRGPQGTLYGSSSMAGTLRIIFNKPNAKKYEAATEEQVSTTAHGSMGYFVKGMVNAPIISDKLAVRVVGYYEKRPGWIDNVLFGTKNINDSSNWGVRGLIGYTPDDKTTITGTVSYQKSTAKDQQGWYPSVGLYQTNSPTQLPFDSKMQLYNLKGDRALGFATLTATASYYKYQFLRAYDFTPSTQAYANSTAACPSYYGQSAACSAAQFSAYRANGLAQLPAIGYQPAYVRSQNYEVRLASDDHMPAWLQWTVGAYYEKRHDHIDSQTVSADPATGAVYQPLRYFSYRYVETDERQVAGFGEVSLKPLPGLTVTGGARYYDYQKTTSGQSYLGSVYTGSIAAPYTAVQASANGWLEKANISYRFTPRIMAYATASKGFRPGGANNIPVLPANLLAYKADSLWNYEIGLKSSWLDNRLIVNGAVFDVEWSNMQTAARTADGLYSFLTNAGKARIRGGEVDITAKPMRGITLTGAAGYSDARLTQDQSNAAVLVTASTGKAGDLIPNTPAWTASSSASYDWAISSALNGMIRADFAYTGAMQSTFRTTDPYYTAYGNYATMNLRAGVEKDRWGVYIFCQNVGDKVGNVGVSNGYGYTGLTYSIQPRTVGINLHVGI, encoded by the coding sequence GTGACAAGAACAGCTTCTCGCCTTGCGCGCCTTCTGCGCGGCGGCATGACGGGCGCGGGCCTGCTGAGCGGCGCCATGCTGCTGAGCGCTTCGGCCAGCGCTCAGGACACCACACCGCCTGCTGGCGATGCGCAGCCCGCGGTTCCCGGCGATATCGTGGTGACGGCGCTGCATCGCGCCTCCACCGTGCAGACCACGCCGCTCAGCATTGCGGCGCTTTCGGGCGATACGCTGGCCAAGACCGGGGCGACCCAGTTGGCGGACTATTTCCGTCAGGTGCCCAACCTCAACGTCACCTCGGCGCAGGGCGGGTCCAGCCGCATCAGCATTCGCGGCGTGAATGCGGCGGGTGAGGCCACCGTGGGTCTCTATTACGATGAAACGCCGGTCACCGGTCCTTCGGGCACCACGCAAGATTCCGGCGGTGTCGCGGCGGACATAAACCTTTTCGATGTCGAGCGGGTGGAGGTGCTGCGCGGGCCGCAGGGCACGCTGTATGGCTCCAGCTCGATGGCGGGCACGCTGCGCATCATCTTCAACAAGCCCAATGCCAAGAAGTATGAGGCCGCCACCGAGGAGCAGGTCTCCACCACGGCCCATGGTTCGATGGGATACTTCGTCAAGGGCATGGTCAATGCGCCGATCATCAGCGACAAGCTGGCGGTGCGCGTGGTGGGCTATTACGAAAAGCGCCCCGGCTGGATCGACAATGTGCTGTTCGGCACCAAGAACATCAATGACAGCAGCAATTGGGGCGTGCGCGGGCTGATCGGCTATACGCCGGACGACAAGACGACGATCACCGGCACCGTCTCCTATCAGAAGTCCACCGCCAAGGATCAGCAGGGCTGGTATCCTTCGGTCGGCCTCTATCAGACCAATTCGCCCACGCAGTTGCCCTTCGACAGCAAGATGCAGCTCTACAACCTGAAGGGCGATCGCGCTCTGGGCTTTGCGACGCTGACGGCGACGGCCAGCTACTACAAATATCAGTTCCTGCGCGCCTATGACTTCACGCCCAGCACGCAGGCCTATGCCAATTCCACCGCTGCCTGCCCGAGCTATTATGGCCAGTCGGCCGCCTGCAGCGCCGCGCAGTTCAGCGCCTATCGCGCCAATGGCCTCGCCCAGCTTCCGGCCATTGGTTATCAGCCCGCCTATGTGCGCTCTCAGAATTACGAGGTCCGCCTCGCTTCGGACGACCATATGCCCGCATGGCTGCAATGGACCGTGGGGGCCTATTACGAAAAGCGCCACGACCATATCGACAGCCAGACCGTCAGCGCCGATCCTGCGACAGGTGCGGTCTATCAGCCGCTGCGCTATTTCTCCTATCGCTATGTCGAGACCGATGAGCGGCAGGTCGCCGGTTTCGGCGAGGTATCGCTCAAGCCGCTGCCCGGCCTGACGGTTACCGGCGGCGCGCGCTATTACGACTATCAGAAGACCACCAGCGGTCAGTCCTATCTGGGCAGCGTCTACACCGGCAGCATCGCCGCGCCCTACACCGCCGTGCAGGCCTCGGCCAATGGCTGGCTGGAAAAGGCCAACATCAGCTATAGGTTCACCCCGCGCATCATGGCCTATGCCACGGCATCCAAGGGGTTCCGTCCGGGCGGGGCGAACAACATTCCGGTGCTGCCCGCCAATCTGCTGGCCTATAAGGCCGACAGCCTGTGGAACTATGAGATCGGGCTGAAATCCAGCTGGCTGGACAATCGCCTGATCGTCAATGGCGCGGTCTTCGATGTGGAATGGAGCAATATGCAGACCGCGGCGCGCACCGCCGACGGGCTCTATTCCTTCCTCACCAATGCGGGCAAGGCGCGCATTCGCGGCGGCGAGGTGGACATCACCGCCAAGCCGATGCGCGGCATCACGCTGACGGGCGCGGCGGGCTATTCCGATGCACGCCTCACGCAGGACCAGTCCAACGCGGCGGTGCTGGTGACGGCCTCGACAGGCAAGGCGGGCGATTTGATCCCCAATACGCCAGCCTGGACGGCATCGTCCTCGGCTTCCTATGACTGGGCGATCAGTTCGGCGCTGAACGGCATGATCCGGGCCGATTTCGCCTACACCGGCGCGATGCAGTCGACCTTCCGGACCACCGATCCCTATTACACCGCCTATGGCAATTACGCGACGATGAACCTGCGCGCCGGTGTCGAGAAGGACCGCTGGGGCGTCTACATCTTCTGCCAGAATGTCGGCGACAAGGTCGGCAATGTCGGCGTCAGCAATGGCTATGGCTACACCGGCCTCACCTATTCGATCCAGCCCCGCACGGTGGGCATCAATCTTCATGTCGGCATTTGA
- a CDS encoding GFA family protein, whose protein sequence is MTETVTTMLGGCHCGSVRFEATLSDGLNTIRRCTCSYCRMRGAIAVSAELGGIRLLQGEEMLTSYRFNTQTAQHFFCSRCGIYTHHQRRSNPNQYGVNVACLDGVSPFDFEEVPVFDGVRHSRDNDGVTLRAGTLRYIPNDQSDPA, encoded by the coding sequence ATGACAGAAACAGTCACCACCATGCTCGGCGGATGTCATTGCGGATCGGTGCGGTTCGAAGCCACGTTGAGCGATGGCTTGAACACGATCCGTCGCTGCACCTGCTCCTATTGCCGGATGCGCGGCGCGATCGCCGTCTCGGCTGAACTGGGTGGCATCCGCCTGCTCCAGGGCGAAGAGATGCTCACCAGCTACCGCTTCAACACGCAAACAGCACAGCATTTCTTCTGCTCGCGCTGCGGGATCTACACCCACCATCAGCGCCGATCCAACCCGAACCAGTATGGCGTCAACGTTGCCTGTCTCGATGGGGTAAGCCCCTTTGACTTCGAAGAAGTGCCAGTCTTCGACGGCGTCCGCCACTCCCGCGACAATGACGGAGTTACCCTGCGCGCCGGGACACTGCGATACATCCCGAACGATCAGAGCGATCCGGCGTAA
- a CDS encoding NUDIX hydrolase → MITPSSVRRPVPATIAAVIRDGSVLLVRRANPPDVGLWGFPGGKIDFGETIAQAAVRELLEETGIQAEAGPVFNCVDVLDRAEDGTIRHHYFLIAV, encoded by the coding sequence ATGATCACCCCATCATCCGTTCGCAGACCTGTGCCGGCCACGATTGCCGCCGTGATCCGGGATGGATCCGTCCTGCTGGTCCGTCGCGCCAATCCGCCGGACGTCGGCTTGTGGGGCTTTCCCGGTGGCAAGATCGACTTTGGCGAGACGATCGCACAGGCCGCCGTTCGCGAGCTGCTTGAGGAAACCGGCATCCAGGCCGAGGCAGGTCCGGTGTTTAACTGCGTCGATGTCCTCGATCGGGCCGAGGATGGGACGATCCGTCACCATTATTTCCTGATCGCCGTGTGA
- the groL gene encoding chaperonin GroEL (60 kDa chaperone family; promotes refolding of misfolded polypeptides especially under stressful conditions; forms two stacked rings of heptamers to form a barrel-shaped 14mer; ends can be capped by GroES; misfolded proteins enter the barrel where they are refolded when GroES binds), whose translation MAAKEVKFASDARDRMLRGVDTLANAVKVTLGPKGRNVVIEKSFGAPRITKDGVSVAKEIELKDKFENMGAQMLREVANKQNDKAGDGTTTATVLAQAIVREGSKAVAAGMNPMDVKRGIDLAVTTVVKDLEAHSKQVSANSEIAQVATISANGDEEVGRILAEAMEKVGNEGVITVEEAKSLATELETVEGMQFDRGYLSPYFVTDTEKLKVELDDPYILIHEKKLSNLQPMVPLLEKVVQSGRPLLIIAEDVEGEALATLVVNRLRGGLKVAAVKAPGFGDRRKAMLEDIAILTGGNVVSEELGTKLESITIDMLGRAKRIIIDKDNTTVVDGAGVGSDIEARVAQIRAQIEATTSDYDREKLQERVAKLAGGVAVIRVGGATEVEVKERKDRVDDALHATRAAVEEGILPGGGIALLRSIKALDGLKVANDDQQSGIDIVRRALRAPVRQIVDNAGEDGAFIVGKLLESDDYNWGFNAASGDYEDLVKSGVIDPAKVVRTALQDAASVASLLITTEALVAELPKEEKATPMPAMDF comes from the coding sequence ATGGCTGCCAAGGAAGTGAAGTTTGCGTCAGACGCGCGTGATCGCATGCTGCGCGGCGTGGATACGCTGGCCAACGCAGTGAAGGTGACGCTAGGCCCCAAGGGGCGCAATGTCGTTATCGAAAAGTCGTTCGGCGCGCCGCGCATCACCAAGGATGGCGTGAGCGTCGCCAAGGAAATCGAACTGAAGGACAAGTTCGAGAACATGGGGGCGCAGATGCTGCGCGAGGTTGCCAACAAACAGAACGACAAAGCCGGGGACGGCACGACCACCGCGACGGTTCTGGCTCAGGCCATTGTGCGTGAGGGCTCTAAGGCGGTTGCCGCAGGCATGAACCCGATGGACGTCAAGCGCGGTATCGACCTTGCCGTGACGACCGTCGTCAAGGATCTTGAGGCACATTCCAAGCAGGTCAGCGCCAACAGCGAGATCGCGCAGGTCGCGACAATCTCCGCCAATGGCGACGAGGAAGTCGGTCGCATTCTTGCCGAGGCGATGGAAAAGGTCGGTAACGAGGGCGTCATCACCGTCGAGGAGGCCAAGAGCCTGGCAACCGAACTCGAGACGGTTGAGGGCATGCAGTTCGACCGTGGCTATCTCTCGCCCTACTTCGTGACCGACACCGAGAAGCTGAAGGTCGAGCTCGACGATCCCTATATCCTCATTCACGAGAAAAAGCTCTCGAACCTGCAGCCGATGGTGCCGCTGCTGGAGAAGGTGGTGCAGTCGGGACGGCCCCTGCTCATCATCGCCGAGGACGTCGAGGGCGAGGCGCTCGCGACGCTTGTGGTCAACAGGCTGCGGGGCGGCCTCAAGGTTGCGGCGGTCAAGGCTCCCGGATTTGGTGACCGCCGCAAGGCCATGCTCGAAGACATCGCCATTCTGACCGGCGGCAATGTCGTCAGTGAGGAGCTTGGCACCAAACTGGAGAGCATCACCATTGATATGCTTGGCCGTGCCAAGCGGATCATCATCGACAAGGACAATACGACCGTCGTCGATGGCGCCGGAGTCGGCTCCGACATCGAGGCCCGCGTCGCCCAGATCCGGGCGCAGATTGAAGCCACGACCAGCGACTACGACCGCGAGAAGCTCCAGGAACGCGTCGCCAAGCTTGCGGGCGGCGTCGCGGTGATCCGCGTCGGCGGAGCCACCGAAGTCGAGGTTAAGGAGCGCAAGGACCGCGTGGACGACGCGCTTCATGCGACTCGTGCCGCTGTCGAGGAAGGGATCCTGCCGGGTGGTGGTATCGCTCTACTGCGCTCCATCAAGGCTCTGGACGGCCTCAAGGTGGCCAATGACGATCAGCAGTCGGGCATCGACATCGTGCGACGCGCCTTGCGGGCGCCGGTCCGCCAGATCGTCGACAATGCCGGCGAAGACGGCGCCTTCATCGTGGGCAAATTGCTCGAAAGCGACGACTACAATTGGGGCTTCAATGCCGCGAGCGGGGACTATGAGGATCTCGTGAAATCGGGCGTCATCGATCCGGCGAAGGTCGTGCGCACCGCTCTCCAGGATGCGGCATCGGTTGCTTCGCTCCTGATTACAACCGAGGCCCTTGTTGCCGAATTACCCAAGGAGGAGAAAGCCACGCCCATGCCGGCGATGGATTTCTAA
- a CDS encoding protein usg produces the protein MTDRGFLAQLKGYGLTTAEIHFFRLDAPSLLQLFVWQDYDLAPDFPVLFGFLDHWRREIEAPLHSVRIAHDKLVRPTEWRAAHPILPLP, from the coding sequence ATGACCGACAGAGGCTTTCTGGCGCAGCTGAAGGGCTATGGGCTGACCACGGCGGAAATCCATTTCTTCCGTCTTGACGCCCCTTCGCTTCTGCAGCTGTTCGTCTGGCAGGACTATGATCTCGCGCCCGACTTTCCGGTGCTGTTCGGATTTCTCGACCACTGGCGGCGCGAGATCGAAGCCCCCCTCCATTCGGTGCGTATCGCGCATGACAAGCTCGTTCGCCCCACCGAATGGCGCGCCGCGCACCCCATTCTGCCGCTGCCATGA
- a CDS encoding Hsp20 family protein, whose amino-acid sequence MRTTFDFTPYRRTTVGFDRLFNMLETSAREEEGFPPFDILKLGEDSYRITLAVAGFRPEEIEVVAQQNLLTVTGKRASDDGEGKYLHRGIALRAFERRFQLADFVEVGNAAFENGLLSIDLKRVVPEAMKPRRIEIGSGELATPRLSEVKEQVSQAA is encoded by the coding sequence ATGAGAACCACGTTTGACTTTACGCCCTATCGGCGAACCACGGTCGGTTTCGACCGCCTGTTCAACATGCTTGAAACGAGCGCCCGCGAGGAAGAAGGGTTTCCGCCTTTCGATATCCTCAAGCTCGGTGAGGACAGCTACCGCATCACGCTCGCTGTCGCGGGCTTCCGGCCCGAAGAGATCGAGGTGGTCGCCCAGCAGAACCTGCTCACCGTTACCGGCAAGCGGGCGAGCGACGATGGTGAGGGCAAGTATCTGCATCGCGGTATCGCGCTGCGGGCCTTCGAGCGCCGATTCCAGCTGGCGGACTTCGTTGAGGTCGGAAACGCCGCCTTCGAGAACGGCCTTCTCTCGATCGATCTCAAGCGGGTCGTGCCCGAAGCCATGAAGCCGCGCCGTATCGAGATCGGTAGCGGCGAGCTGGCGACCCCGCGCCTCAGCGAGGTTAAGGAGCAAGTCAGCCAAGCCGCCTGA
- a CDS encoding response regulator has protein sequence MAADAKNPRRILVVDDEWLLATWLAEALEDVGYLVQTASDGQEALAHVSTFRPDLVITDFMMPRLTGLELATALRALPDLGNTPIILVSGAQGAIGRGRPDLFEAVFEKPYEIDALLVEVSRLCPNCGSA, from the coding sequence ATGGCTGCAGATGCTAAAAATCCGCGTCGGATACTGGTCGTCGATGACGAATGGCTTCTAGCGACGTGGCTTGCAGAGGCGTTGGAGGACGTTGGCTATCTGGTGCAGACCGCGTCGGATGGTCAGGAAGCGCTCGCCCACGTTTCAACTTTCAGGCCCGATCTTGTGATCACCGATTTCATGATGCCTCGTCTGACCGGGCTTGAGCTCGCCACGGCTTTGCGGGCTCTGCCAGACCTGGGCAACACCCCGATCATTCTCGTGAGCGGCGCGCAGGGCGCAATTGGCCGGGGGCGACCGGACCTGTTCGAGGCCGTCTTTGAAAAGCCCTATGAGATCGATGCACTTCTCGTTGAGGTCAGCCGCCTATGCCCAAACTGCGGATCGGCATGA
- a CDS encoding Hsp20/alpha crystallin family protein, which yields MAFRDLIPWSRRDNRLPVPVRAEQQQDAQMLSLLYFHREVNRLFDDVFRGFGVPAFDGADRGSSWPRVELAETDKELRITAELPGLDENDIEIGIKDGALTLSGEKRAEVEDKDRGYSERSYGRFERRIGLPSGIVGDNVSATFENGVLTVILPVTEATNENVRRIPIHGKAA from the coding sequence ATGGCTTTTCGTGATCTCATTCCCTGGAGCCGGCGGGACAACCGGCTGCCGGTTCCAGTGCGCGCTGAACAGCAGCAGGATGCGCAGATGCTGTCACTGCTGTACTTCCACCGTGAGGTAAACCGCCTGTTCGACGATGTCTTTCGCGGTTTTGGCGTGCCGGCCTTCGACGGAGCCGACCGCGGCTCCTCATGGCCGCGCGTTGAACTCGCCGAGACCGACAAGGAACTGCGCATCACCGCCGAACTGCCTGGGCTCGACGAGAACGACATCGAGATCGGCATCAAGGATGGTGCGCTCACCTTGAGCGGTGAGAAGCGCGCCGAAGTCGAGGACAAGGATCGCGGCTATTCCGAGCGGAGTTATGGCCGCTTCGAACGCCGGATCGGCCTTCCCAGCGGTATCGTCGGCGATAACGTCAGTGCGACGTTCGAGAACGGCGTGCTGACCGTCATCTTGCCCGTGACGGAGGCGACGAACGAGAATGTTCGTCGGATCCCGATCCATGGGAAGGCGGCGTGA
- a CDS encoding PhzF family phenazine biosynthesis protein — protein MINYSECTFVFPASTPGCDFQVRFFAMNSGAEIPIAGHPTVGTVFSLAERKLIAPGRHSIMLQLGVGPTQIDLEWHEGRLAFAWMQQQPPKLDGVIGDRTAAAAAMGLMAEDLADLPIQQVSCGAPFLMFPVKTRAAVDRAQLDRGAMGTLLDKAGLIRRGVLIFSLEAAGDNATAYSRMLGFGVTEDAATGNATGPLGAYLVIHGLVPLARAGRMVSRQGVKMHRPSKLYISATGQGSALSIKIGGRAVKAAEGRMLV, from the coding sequence GTGATCAACTATTCGGAGTGCACCTTCGTCTTCCCCGCTTCCACACCGGGCTGCGATTTCCAAGTGCGCTTCTTCGCGATGAACAGCGGCGCCGAAATTCCCATCGCCGGCCATCCCACCGTCGGCACCGTGTTTTCGCTGGCAGAGCGAAAGCTGATTGCGCCGGGTCGCCACTCGATCATGCTGCAACTGGGCGTCGGACCGACGCAGATCGATCTGGAATGGCATGAGGGTCGTCTTGCCTTTGCCTGGATGCAGCAGCAGCCGCCCAAGCTCGATGGCGTCATTGGCGACCGCACCGCAGCCGCTGCGGCCATGGGGCTCATGGCGGAGGATCTGGCCGATCTGCCGATCCAGCAGGTTTCCTGTGGCGCGCCCTTCCTCATGTTCCCGGTCAAAACCCGCGCGGCGGTGGACCGCGCGCAGCTCGATCGCGGTGCCATGGGGACTTTGCTCGACAAGGCTGGCTTGATCCGGCGCGGCGTCTTGATTTTCTCGCTGGAGGCGGCCGGTGATAATGCCACCGCCTATAGCCGTATGCTGGGCTTCGGCGTGACCGAAGACGCGGCGACCGGCAATGCCACCGGCCCGTTGGGAGCCTATCTCGTGATCCATGGCTTGGTGCCGCTCGCGCGGGCAGGTCGCATGGTGAGCCGCCAAGGCGTCAAAATGCACCGGCCGAGCAAACTCTACATCTCTGCAACCGGGCAAGGTAGCGCATTGTCGATCAAAATTGGCGGGCGCGCCGTCAAGGCGGCGGAGGGGCGGATGCTTGTTTGA
- a CDS encoding MarC family protein, producing the protein MHVPPNILSAFVTLLVTIGPVETAVVFASLTAGVHHEQRGSLARRSILIAGLVLLLFATGGALVLSLLHVSLSAFRFAGGILLFLQALTLTFSSPGLSSLNSKEREDAERPGDIAVFPLAFPLIAGPGSLSAAVLVMGRTAGWIEGLSVLAMILACMLLTFGAMRVAERLIAVLGATGADVVSRISGVLLAGLAAQFVFDGLASAPFIR; encoded by the coding sequence ATGCACGTCCCACCCAACATCCTGTCCGCCTTCGTGACGCTGCTTGTGACGATCGGCCCGGTAGAAACCGCCGTTGTCTTCGCAAGTCTTACCGCCGGCGTCCATCACGAGCAGCGAGGCAGTCTCGCGCGGCGCTCGATTCTGATCGCAGGCCTGGTCCTGTTGCTGTTTGCGACCGGCGGAGCCCTCGTGCTCTCGCTCCTGCATGTCTCTTTGTCTGCGTTTCGCTTCGCTGGCGGCATCTTGCTGTTTCTTCAGGCGCTGACGCTCACTTTCTCCAGTCCCGGTCTCTCTTCACTCAACTCCAAGGAACGGGAGGATGCGGAACGCCCGGGTGACATTGCCGTCTTCCCACTTGCGTTTCCTCTTATCGCCGGACCCGGGAGTTTGTCTGCCGCGGTGTTGGTCATGGGCCGGACGGCGGGATGGATCGAAGGCCTGAGCGTTTTGGCCATGATTCTGGCCTGTATGCTGCTAACCTTTGGGGCCATGCGCGTGGCCGAGCGTTTGATCGCGGTTCTGGGAGCAACCGGCGCGGACGTCGTCAGCCGGATTTCCGGCGTGCTGTTGGCAGGGCTTGCAGCACAATTCGTCTTTGACGGCTTGGCCAGTGCGCCATTTATCCGGTGA
- the groES gene encoding co-chaperone GroES — MHFRPLHDRVVVRRIEAEEKTSGGIIIPDTAKEKPQEGEVVAVGPGTRDEAGRLVELSVKAGDRVLFGKWSGTEVKIGGEDLLIMKESDILGVVETQAELKQAA, encoded by the coding sequence ATGCATTTCCGCCCCTTGCACGACCGTGTGGTCGTTCGCCGCATCGAAGCCGAGGAGAAAACCTCGGGCGGAATCATCATTCCCGATACAGCCAAGGAAAAGCCGCAGGAAGGCGAAGTCGTTGCTGTTGGCCCAGGCACGCGCGACGAGGCCGGTCGGCTCGTCGAGCTGTCGGTCAAGGCCGGGGACCGCGTCCTCTTCGGCAAGTGGTCGGGGACCGAGGTCAAGATCGGTGGCGAGGATCTGCTCATCATGAAGGAGAGCGACATCCTCGGCGTCGTCGAGACCCAGGCTGAGCTGAAACAGGCCGCCTGA